A region of Deltaproteobacteria bacterium DNA encodes the following proteins:
- a CDS encoding response regulator — MSEPGRGTIFKIYWPAASEVPGEEAPPKPEAPARGGTETILIVDDEADIRDLTTEALETSGYTVVQAASGEEALTIYLARDEAIDLVIMDLNMPGMGGRQCLLELIHLDSEARVLVASGYSADGPAGEILGLGAAGFIGKPYRISELLASIRDILDR, encoded by the coding sequence CTGAGCGAACCGGGCCGGGGCACGATCTTCAAGATTTACTGGCCTGCAGCATCGGAAGTCCCGGGCGAGGAGGCCCCTCCGAAACCCGAGGCCCCTGCCCGGGGCGGCACCGAGACCATCCTGATCGTGGACGACGAGGCCGACATCCGGGATCTGACCACCGAGGCCCTCGAGACGTCGGGCTACACCGTAGTCCAAGCCGCCAGCGGCGAAGAGGCCCTGACCATCTATTTGGCCCGGGACGAGGCCATCGACCTGGTGATCATGGATTTGAACATGCCCGGCATGGGCGGCCGTCAATGTCTGCTTGAACTGATCCACCTCGATTCCGAGGCTAGGGTCCTGGTGGCCAGCGGCTATTCGGCCGACGGTCCGGCCGGAGAGATCCTTGGTCTGGGCGCGGCCGGCTTCATCGGCAAGCCTTACCGGATTTCAGAGCTGCTGGCTTCCATCAGGGACATCCTGGACCGTTAA